In the genome of Notamacropus eugenii isolate mMacEug1 chromosome 7, mMacEug1.pri_v2, whole genome shotgun sequence, the window CTAGAACAAAGGCCAGAAACCTGAAGTTGGGGCCTCTAGCTGTATCTTTACTCCTCCTTACAGGTCCCTGGGTATCATGGCCTCCTCTTCTGTCCCTGGGGTCGGTTCTGCCAGACAAATGAGGATCTCCTAGCTCTTCCTCCTTCAACTACAGGCCCTTCATACCCAGGTCTGCTGATTCAGTTGGCCCTGGGACTAGCTGGGTCTCCAGCCTACGACCTGAACAAAACTCAGCAGCAGGAACTGACCCACGCTATACTGAAGGCCCTGGTGATCAGAACAGGCACCCACACGTAAATATTTAAGGTGTACCATGTCTAAGTCAGGATTGAAGGGGTCCCAGGATCTAACCTCTATATCCCTTCTGAAAAAAGCAAAGCTGTATTTGTCAACACCCAATTTTCTAAATGGCCTAAATCTAAAATTTATTCTTCTGGGAACTTAAATtctaaatataagaaaaatgtaaaactcCTTTAcctattctatttttcttctaaacaTCCATTCAGGTGCCATTTCCACCATCCATCGATAAACTCCAGTCTGGTGTTTACTGTGCATATGTGGAAGTTTCCTGGCTGTCAAGGGCCCCCAACTGAGATCCTACACAGAGCTCTGAGCCAGTCCCTCAATGATACCCCATTAAACGTGGACTATGGTGGAGCCACCTTTACCACAGACTACAGCAGGTAAGAAGCCACTCCAGAATATGCTCTTGGGCACTCCTAGGACCCAGATAAAAGAGCAGCATCTAACGCTCCCACGGCGCTGTGCTACAAACGTAGTGAACCATGTCTGAGGACATGGCCGCTGACTTCAGGGTGCTTAATTCTTGCTAATCAGGTGAGATTACAGAATTTCCCCATTCCCAAGCTGAAGGGACCAGAGTCTCTTTTTTACCCCCAAGGTTTCCTTTACCCAGGATCCTCTTCTATTCAACTCTGCTTTTGAGATCAGTGGTCCTGCCTCACCTCAAAATCCACCATCAATACAGGCTAGGGTAGGTCTCCCTCCTGATGATTAAGTTGCCTGAAAATGACACAAACTGAGGTGCTACTATATAAGAACAAAGGATTTAGAGTTAGCAGGGACACAAGGTCTTCTACAACCTAGTTGtcacttttctcattttagaACTCTTCCTTGTGAAAATTCTGACTTAGGTTGGGGGTAAGGAGGTGGATGCAATGAAAATTTCTGTAAATAAACTAATCATTAAGTGTTCCTTCTTCATATGCAGGTGGCTGGCTTCACCAGGCCTCATTTCTccaaaactgggtataatcctACCCATAGGCCTCAGCCTAATGCTACTTATTCTGATGGGTACAGGGGGGACTGTGACCTACAGGAAATACCAAGCTTCCCTTCGCGTTGCCCCATCAGCCTCTCATCCTTCATCAGGACTCCCAGGATCAATAAGCACATCTGACGGAATGAGGGAAGCACAATGTGACATTATCATGAACATGAGCTGACACAGTAAATGGATTATGAAGTATTACCAGGTCATTCCTCTGCTTAGGAAGCTTTGAGAGCTGCCTATTGGTTCTAGGGCAGAATGTGACTCTgtctagcatttaaagccctttacaatctggttccaacctcACTTTCCAGACCTATATGACGTACCCTGTATTTCCATCTCTATGTTCTTTTTCACAAGCTATCCCTCAGGTTTACTTTCGCCTATAGTCACTAGGTCCCTGGAAGGTTCACTTTAATGCCACCTCTTACAAGAGGCTTCCCCCAACTGTCCCCAGTAGTGTCTGGCCTCTACTGACTGTGCATGTTATATCCTTCCCACTCTCCCTAAGAATCTAAATTTCTCAAGGGTTGAgacttgtgaattttttttatctatttccaAATGCTTAGAAAAATCCCTGGCAAACATTAGGTTCTTAGTATCTTTCCTGATGTGGGTTTGAACTCCTTTTTTGAGCACTTCGTCATAGGTTCTGGAtcaacctgcagccttgaggccacaggttccccacccccgaCCAAGAGTAACAAGAATGCTTTTCCTCTGTCACAAACcgatggggaggaaaaaaaaacctgacactGGGTCACAGTTCAGAATTTCATtcaagtggagaaaaaaaaaagatgaaatcttCAGTCACAAAAACTTTACAGAAGTGGGAGGAACCACCAAGAAGATAAAGATGGATTATACCTAGGATTCCAAGCTTCTGCTTGGCCTTGGCTATGCTCCCCTTTACCAGGGCTCTAGTTCAATTCTATATTAGGtcctagaggggaaaaaagtagagATCATTTAGACTAACAAGAGCATCCTTTTATTCTGGTACAAGCACCTGTAGGCCAATTGAGGGCAAAGACCTTttgttttgtctctgtattcccagcacctattATTTCTTGAATTACAAAAATAAACTTTCCATCCCATAGGACGGGACATTTGCTATCATAAACTTGGTAGAACTAAGTTATGAAATAAGAATTCTTGCTACTGGCTCCAAAAATACTATGAAACTTTGATAAAAACCAGGGCTCTTAGGCTTGGCAAATAATCATCTGTACTCTAGCCCTCCATCTGACTGACCCATTGATACCCTAACACTTAGCTTACAAACCACACCAGAGCAGGGTCCAGGAGATCATTGCTCCAGATTTAGCTAACTCTTTGAACTGATACCCTGTTGATATCTTATTGCCTGGAGCTTGCTCCCATAGCAAGAGCGTTTCACTTACTCCCCAACCCTTCATCCTCTCCAATGGACCAACTCTAGGGAGATCTGGGTTTCTCATATTTCAATTCTTTTGAGAGACAGCTTGCAAAGGAAGTCAGCAGAGTCATAGGAATTTTAGGGTTATGTGGAAGAAGCAAAATAATAACCAATGACTtggattagttttgtttttaaaacctaTAGTGATCTATAGGCTATAAGTCCAATAACAATAACTCTGAAAACAGACCTGGATGTCATCCCCAGACATTTCCTTCTCATCTGGGCACTCCCACTTCCGAAGCTATCAACTCAACTCCATCAGTCGTATTGTCTTTTATGATGCTGACTCCTCTTAGTCCTTACCAGCTGTAGCAGCTACCGCTTGATAAAACTTTGCCACAAAGTCTGGCTCACTAGCCTCCAGCTGTCTGACAAACTCGTTGCGCTCCTCCTCAGCCCAGCTTCGGAACCACTGATCCCAGAGTCGAAGCTGGCAATCAAAGATGCGTGGTGGTTGGTCTGCTCCAGAAACGCTAAGCTGTTCCAATCCCTCTAGGAGGGGCTGCAATTTGCCTGGCACTGCTTTAGCTACCAAGTCCTGTAGGAAACACTCACGCTGGGGATCTGACCAGCTGGCAAACCAATGTAGGACACACTTCATCTCCTGTGAAGTGAAGTAAGAcatggaaaggaaggaataattGTCTGAAGTAGAGGCTAATGTGGAGGAAGAGGATGGGGATATCCAAGAGGCAGCTGACTTCATCGACATCCTAAGGATAAAACAAACGAGTTTTACAATGGATAAAATCAAGATCTCCCTGAGATCAATGGCTGAACAGTTGACACATGGCTCTTGGCACAAAACTCAGCTATTCAAgtacataaaaaaaattatttttcccacttttctaTATTTTGGAAGATAAATAGCAACCCTTTCTATTCTGTCTTCCCCAAACAACAGTACTACATTGAGACAGTTtgcttaaaataattttattccaAATCTACCAACCTTACTCCTCACCTCTTCAAATGCAGAGCTTCCCTTTGGGATCTAATCCTTGTAATAATCACCAAAATAACCAATATCtctcattcttcctctttctacCTAAGCCTTCCAAAGCTGGGCAAAGGCAAGAAATATATTGGTCTAACTTGTCTCCTCTAAAATGAATATACATTTAACAACAGAATTCTTTTGTATAACAAATATAGCTGCACAAGGCTTTGAGCGCTTTGGACACTGAATAAGGAATAATGTTGAAAGTCATCACTAAATTTAATGTTGAAAAGAGTCTTTCTTAAACTACAAACAGTAACTGATGCTTCATGCGGGACCCACCATCTAATTAGTTCACTGTGAAGCACTTGTTTCATTTTACaactaaaaaatttttaaaacagagaTATAAGGGACTCACCCAAAGTCATGCAAGAGAGTAGCAGGAAAGTTAAGTCTTGTGTTCTTTGTCAAAAGTTCAGGACAAACAGTATGGTTGGTTTGGTGGGCCAAGCATCTGGAAAGATGTAATGGATACTTATATTTTTACTCATTATATATTactcatttctcattttatttttatgttcattaCTCATTATATACTtacttcatacatatatatacacacatacataaatatatatattactcATTTTACTCATTGTACCCATCTCCTGTTACTCCTGTCACGTTACCGACAAATACCTGAGCTGTTGATTTTATGCTGGTGGTGTGAGGCTATATCCACTTTTACCTAAGTTATTTTAAATCccttaaatatgaaaatatgaaactGCTATCCATCCAGGTAGGCTACAGTTTTTTCCGAGCAATTCAACAGTCATAGTGTCCCTCTTAGATACTGTTTCTTCTCCTGACAAATGTAAAAGACATGTAGCAACTGCAGTCAATGAATGGAAAAAGCAAGCCCTGGCTAAATTAGCACCAGCAGagctagcagcagcagcagcagcagctacagTCTTACTACTCTGTCTAGGGAGGATCCCCAGGGACAGGGAAGCAGGGCAGAATGCAAACTTAGCTCTAGGAAGGAAGACTGCTACAATGTTGCCACAGGTGTCTTCCTAAGGTTGACATTGAAGTACAGGATCGCTACCTCGGGAGTTCAGGAAAACCCACTTGTCTGGATCATCCGAATTGCCTAGTTCTAAATCCTGGTCACAATGCACAGaacggggggagggggggtctCCGCTCCTTTTAGCATGCAGGTTAATAGTGCAATCTGTGGGCATTAAATATTGGAAAGCCAATCTGCCCTTCAGACCAGATGTGGAGGGAAGGCTGGACACGGGATGGGGTGGGGTTGAGGGGGTGAGCGAGGAACTTCGGATCTCTGAAGTCTGGGCCCCAAAGTTCCCACACGGCACCCCCGGTAGCCTCCTCACTAGATCCAGAGCCGATGGGAGTGAGGGTGGGGCCGGTGCTCGGATAAAAGGTAAGCTGGACCGAGGGAGGCGGAGGGGCCTCCGCCTAGCTTACCTCCTTATTGTCACCCCGGGGGACCCCAGAAGGAAGTCACAGGAGTCCGTGGGTTCCGGCTACCTCTACACCTCCATGTTCCCAGCAAACCCCACTGGGCAACCCACGCACTTCCGGACCTCGGACAAGGCCCCGAACTCCCCCAGGCGCCTCGGCACCAGTAAGCCGGACCTTATTTCCAGAGCCGTGGGTCCGGAGAAAGCCGAATGCCTCCGAATCCGGTTCTGCCAGGGCAGAGGGTTTACGAGTGCAATCTAGTTCTGGGCTCGGTGGGACGGAGACGTCCGAGCTCCGAAAGGAGAGCGCGGGGGGCGGAGCTTACGGAGAGAATGGAAACTGCGGATTGGTGCTAAGGTGGGAACGGAAATACCCGAGCGCTCTCGAGAAGGCTGAGCGTTCGGATCCGAGGACGGGGAGGGGGAAGGGTTGGCCGTGGCGGTGGGCGGGGTCGGGTCGGCACGTTCGAAGGGCGTTGGCGGAAATTACCGAAGATGCCCGAAGCCGTCGAGACGGGAGCCGAGTACCTCACACAAGATGGCGGAGCTGGAGGAGGTGACTCTGGACGGGAAGCCGCTTCAGGCGCTGCGAGTGACCGACCTGAAGGCCGCACTGGAACAGCGAGGCCTGGCCAAGAGTGGACAGAAGAGTGCCCTGGTCAAGCGGCTCAAAGGGGTAAGCAGACTGCGTCGCAGGGGCGTCGGAGGGGAGCGGACCCGGTAGAGACGAGCCGCCGCCGCGGCGCAGGCGCAGTCCCCGGGCTCGCGCGAGCTCGCTCAGGCCGCCGCGCGAGCCTCGGGATCCGCGCGCGCGGTGGTTGGCGGGGCTCGCGCCGGAGGGAGCCCGTGCCGGTTCCCGCCTTTAACGGCAGCGGCGCGAGCCCGAAACGGGAGGGTGCGCGCCGCTCTCCCCAGAGTGTCCTGcgcttcctcctcccccacccccgcctTGTTTGTGTCTGCGGTCTCGGCGCATGCGCGGCAGCAGGAGTTAAATCCCACCACCACCGGGGTTACCGACCCGTGGGAAGGCGGGGGGGGCCCGAGTGGGAGGCGTCCTTGGGCGGGGTGACAGTTGGGCCGGGTCAGGCGGCGGGGGCAGAGGGGGCTGGCCCTGGTGAGGCCGGCCCTGAAGGGGTTAATCCTCCCGGCAGCCCGAGTGGAGACAGTGAAgttggggctggggggggggggggcatttgTGGGGGGGTCCGTTGGAGGAGAGCCTTGCCCCCCGTGGAGGAAGCCCAGCCCCTTGGGGGTCCGAGAGACCTTGGATGTGCTGGACTGGAGTGGGTGTGTTGGGAAGTGGCCGTCAGGGAGGGGTCGCCGTTAGGCCCCTGATCGATGAGGGGATCGGGGCCGGGATAGGCAGGGCGGCCCTGGCCCGGCCGGGCTCAGGTGGGCGGGTGCTGGACTGACGGCCAGCCAGGCCGGCTTGCGCTTGGGCATATCACCCCCTTAGAAAGCACCTGCTCTTGAATTCAGTCCTGTCCCACGTGGTCCTGATCTCAGAGAACTTAGGATCCATATGTGATCTGTCAGCTGTTTCTCAGAGGGGTCGGTTCTGTCCAAGAAGAGCCCTTAGGTATTCATCGGGGGCTCTTGGATTGAATGGGACTGCATGGCCAGGTTGGAGAGTAACCGCCTGAGGAGCCCTGAGGGCAGAGGAACTGAGGATCCTGACAGCTGGATCTGCCACTGACTTGGTTCTTTCTGACAGGAGCCAACCGTCTTTAGTTTATGTAGTTTTGAGTTTTTGCGTCTCTGTATGGAGGGCAGTAGGCATGGCTACCTTTAGGGTTCTTCTGAAACTGTGTGAGAACAGTATTAGTAAAGGACTTGGAAGTCCTTGAACAAGAAGTGTAATTTGAGCGTATATGGTTAGTTTTTCACTTGATAAGGGGGATGGAAGGGAGAAGGTTggattttttgtgtgtttctgagtttcttctgtctttgtcccAGGCTCTAATGCTGGAGAATTTACAGAAACACTCAACACCTCACACTGCATTCCAGCCAAACTCCCAGGTaagaaaaaagtttcatttaATAATGGTGGGCTGTTGATATGAATGTGGACACACCAATGCCTGAAACTTGTATTATGTAccaaaatctttcccagtttacGTAATTCTGAAATGTCCCTGTATCAAAGTTATGGGATTCCATTTCAGTCGTTTACAAAATCCTAAGGAAAAGTTATCACATGGCTTTCTGAGACTCATGTATGTGTTTAACCGAGCTGTGTTAGGAGGAACACCTCACCTCCATTGGGTTCAGAAGGTCAGATCACTTATTttccacagatgagaaaataaaatttgtccTGATGACACCAGATGTAAATTTGAAATGACCACCGTTAGAATAGTTTGGCCAAACACCTGTTTAAGACTGGCAAGATGAAAAACTGACAGATTTATAAATGGTAGCCAGAACAAGATCACCCACTAACTTCTCCCCCTTAATAAGAGCCTTGTAAATCACTTAGATTTGAAGAAGTAAGTtttaatccttttccttttagaTATAACTAAttgtgacactggccttctgggTGTTCCaggaataagacactccatcctCCAGCTCCAGGCATTCATTCTTTCTGGCTGtcacccatgcctggaacactttccctcctcccctccaactGTCAAcctctttggcttcctttaagtcccagctaaaacctcACCTACAAGAagctttccccaacccctcttaattccagtgccttccccttTTTAATATcccctatttatcttgtatataacttgttctgtatatatttgtttgcacgtTGCCTCCTCTAGtagatccttgagggtaggtaccgtcttttgcctctttttgtatccccagctcttaaccacaatccttggcacatagtaggagtttgaTATTGTTTGATTGGTAacgtgactttggacaagtcaccgaAGCTATCTGGGTCTCCAGTTTTTTAACTTGTAAATTGAGGGGAACTGTATTTAAATTATCTGTatagttcctttcaactctgataaGTCTCTGATTCTGTAGCAAAACattaaaggacaaacacatccaGGCTTCTCTTATTTTGAACATTGACAGTTTTGCTATTAGATTAGGTCCCAGGATACTAGGGAAAAACAAGCTCCACAGAGGCCCCACCTTTTCCCTTGTTATCTCCTCATTAAGCCAGACAGTTCCTTAATCCTGCCAGCTCATAAAGCTTTAGTCCAGGTACTTTAACAAACCCAAGAAACTGGCCCAAGCTAAGCCATGCTCAGTGTTGTAGTGTTTCTAACCTAGCACTTCTGTTCTTACAAACATGGGCTTAAATTCTTTATAAACCTTCTGATCTGAAGTCTCTACCTGAGATCGAGGCCTTGTGAAATATTAAGCCTTATAAGAACAGGCTTGAAAACACAGTAGTAAAAGCACAtacttggttttttgttttgtttctttactgAAGTCATTATTTTTTACTCTAAAAAAAGGTTCTTACAAGGTAGTAGAGGAGCAAAGGAGTGTGAGGACAAGCATGGTCTTTAAGGGCTCTAGAGAGATTGTTAGATTTCTTGTCAGTAATTTTCCCATGACCCAAAAAAACCTGAATTATAAGTCTTCTTACCATATAGATGGACAAATTGGACAAGATGGACAAAAATAACCACTTCCTCTGAATTATGGAGGCTTTTAGGCTGTTCTGTGTGCTGGTGGAGAGGGGTGGGAGTTTGTCTTTTCAGCTGCCTATCTGCCTATCTTTTTACTTAACACAAATAAAGAGTTTATATTATCCTAAGTTGTAAGAGGGGTTATGGAATCCAAATTGAGTCCAACTAGAAACATTAAACCATGATTCTCATTAACTTATTTATATAGGATAAAACATCAAGTCATATTAGGTGGAACTAGATGGTTGGAGCTAATAGTTGTGCAGAATTCCTTCTGTTGCTGCCATGTGGGAGACACACAGATGCTTTTTAGCCTATTGTATGAGTCGTGTAGACACAAACCTGGCAATGGTGGCTTTTCTTAAATCTGTATATAAGAAACTATGTGTCTGTCCCATTGTGCATTCTTCCTGTGTGTTCTCTTGTATTGTCCTCTAAGATTCTTgttctttctgttcctctttgCAGATTGGTGAGGAGATGAGCCAGAACAGCTTTATAAAGCAGTATCTGGAAAAGCAGCAGGAGCTACTGAGGCAGCGCCTGGAGCGAGAAGCTCGGGAGGCTGCAGAACTTGAAGGTAACCTCAGATAGTCAGCCTCTTCCTTTCCTAGGAGTTGTATGGACAGAGCTTTGGCACAGATCAATAGGTTTTTCTGACGATGCCACCTCTCTAGTAAATGTATTTCAAGCTGAAACTGcctcttttttgtctctgttgAACCATGAAACTAACCACTCACCTTTTGTCAAGAGAAAAAGAAGCTTCGGTTGACAGTCACTTTGATTAGAAGTATTCCATCATGTAGGTAGATAGATCTGGATAGAAGACATCTGCTAGGTatataacagagagagagagagagtgtgtgtgtgtgtgtgtgtgtgtctgtgtgtgtgtccataGATCTGGGTAGAAGACATATGCTAGGTATAtaaggtaggtgtgtgtgtgcacgtCACATGAgcacttcttccctcttcccccttcctcctgcATTTTTGTTCTTTGCAGAAGCCTCAGCCTAGTCAGAGAACAAGGTGATCCATCCTTGCTGCCTCCGGTGTTTCAGGGTAGCCTGGAGACACCAGCCCTAGAGCTCAATAGACACTCAACAAGTGTGTATCCTTCCCCACTGCACTGCAGAGctgattggggtgggggaaggttaTCACCCCTCCTTTTTTTTGTAAGGCTGCATGACATTGACCTGCCTACCATGTCTCATGGAATTGGTGTTCCTCTGATTCTGCTTTCATCTTCACCTTGTTTTACTTCCTAAAGTTGTTTAAACAACTCATTTCTTCTTATTTAAGCAGCTGTATCCCGAATTTGGCTAGCACTCATGGCAGCACTTCCAGAGCTCACCCTCACCTGGCACCTCACCTTCAGCTTTCTTGCCCAATAGGGATCTTACAGTCATTTCTTGTCTTCACCATCATTGTCAACCTCATCAAAATTTATTATGTATCTTATTGTGCCAAATAAGATGCCCTCAGTGAAGAATTAGGTAACCCTGGTCCTTACCAGCTGTGTGCTGGCAATCTAATGATAACCCagctatatagatacatatagataatAGGATAAAGAACTAATGTATAAATAGTAAGATAGTAGCATTTCATATAAATTACGGTTAAGTGCATCTGAGGAGTAGAGGGggagcagcttggtggcacagtgagtagagccctgggcttagaatcaggaagattcgtcttcctgagttcaaatctggcctcagacacttagagctgtgtgaccctgggcaggtcacttaatcttgtttgcctcagttcctcatctgtaaaatgagctggagaaagaaatggcaaaccactccagtatcttttccaagaaaaccccatttgggatcacaaaaagttggacatgactgaacaacaaggagtAGAAGTCTAGGAGATAATGATAGAATTACTAAGGGAGTTCCATacatggtgtggtggatagagcactagacttggaagtCAGGTTAAAAGATTCGAATTTGAATCCTTCTGGAGACACTTCACTGTGTGATGAAgtgaaagtcatttaaccactttaTGTCTtggctttctcatctgtgaaatgcagACAATatactacttacctcacaggtCTGAAATGATCAGAGAGTATTTTCAAACcgcaaagcactatataaaagtgAATTGTTTTTAGATTAGATAGAGTTGTGGGAAATAGCCACGTCTTTGTGatctgagaaggcttcatggaagaagtaaGATTTTAGGAACTTTGTTACTATGAGAATAAGACTGTTAGGTGGATTAGGGGAAAGGAATGCCATTCTAAGGATAAAACACTGCTTTGAAGAAGGATCTGATGTAGAAAGACTATTGAAAGGGCCTCTAAGCCAACAACAACCATAGTATCTTCTTAGTAATTAAGATTCAACTAAATATGTCATATTTTGGGCCAGCTTAGAGTTCAATTCTCTGACCAGCTCATATTCCACAATTCAGCTCATCTTGAAAGCAGTTCTTTTGATTACTTTAATAGCTTCCTTTTTGggtctaatttttttaaatcataagcTCTTGTTATTCGGCAAATTTTATCCTTGATTATACTGTACTTTTAACTCAAATCTTTCAACTGCTGGTAAACTCCTAGAAGTTCTACTGAGTCatacatgaaattttttttctttttaaatgttttattgagtCTCTcttgttgcttttaaaaaattattttttaaaaattctgaacttttAACATGGAAAACGGAACATTTCCATGTATAAAGCAGAATAGAAGAAGGATTCTATATGGAACTGCCATTCGCTATTACATACAGTAAAAGTATGTAATACATTAAGCATGTCACTTTCATAGCTGTTCtccttgtctgtgtttccttctgaacttccctttGTTCTCTTTGCATTGTTGAAATGCTTCAGTGACCCTTTTTTTTGGCAACACTATTGCTAGCAAAACCTAGAAGCCAGAGTCAAACACAGTTCTTGTAACAAATAACCATAATCAAGCCACAAATTCACACATTTTCCTTGTCCAAAAATATGTCCTTTCCTGCCCCTTGAGTCCATCAGTTGTTTGTCAGCAGGTGGGTCATGTTTCGTCACTGGTCCTCTGGAGTCATGAGTGGTCAGTGTATTAATGAGTtgttaaatctttccaagttgtttttctttacaaagacgttgttattgtataaattactcTGGCatttcacttcactctgcataagTTCGTTCAAGCCCTCCTTGATTTCTCTGAGGGCGTCTCCTCAACTATTCCCCCCGATCAATAGCCACTCTCTTAGGGGccacctcattctttttttaactctttttccagttctttcttgtAACAAcaagaactgctatgaatatttttgtacacataggttctTCTCTGGTCTTTTTGGGACATAGACCTGTTAATGGtatcactagatcaaagagtgTGCACAGTGTAGTTAGTGACTTTTAAGGTATAGGTCTAAATTGCTTGCCAGAATGGCTGGGCCACTTCACAGCTCCATCAGTAATACATCAGTGTGCCCCTCTTCCCACAGCTATTTCagtagttgttttccttttttgacatctttgccaatctgatagataggTGTGAAGTGGAATTTAAGagttaatttgcatttgtctaaatattaataatttggagaattttttcatgttAGCTTGTTATACGAATTGACTATTAGACCTTTATCCGAGAAATTTGGtgcaaattttttcccccaattaactttcccttccaactttcattttattgattaattgtgGAAAACAATTTTATCCAATCatagttttccattttttcttcctctgatccTTTCTTTACTCCTACCTGATCACGAATCCTCTAGGGCCTATATCCCTTTGCACCTTATTTTGTAATATGGTGGTTTTAGTCTGCCCTTGGAATTATTAGTGAGCCATTTTGGAGGTCTCATGTTAGTTCTTCCTAAGAATTCTAACTCCCTTCTTCttagtcatttctcaaatatttcttgaatacCTACTGCATTACCAGCATAATATATCGTCCTAGATTTTCAGGGTTCACAGACACATGTGAAGATTGAGCTGCTCTGTTAACAAGAAGCATGTCATATAGTCCCTCTCTTCCTAGAGCATTCACAGTATTCTAGCTGGAGAAGCACGACCCATATGACAGTAACTTATAAAGAAAGTCCAAATAAATGATATAGACAATAGGGAATATTGGGggttgaaggaaagagaaatcactgtGCACTAGAATGTTCAGGGTGGAATTTGACTCAGTCTAGCTGAAAGCTACAAGACATTTTAGAACCAGGAAAAATGTCATGAGCTAAAGATTGGAAGTGGAAATGCACGTGGCATTTTCAGGAAACAAAAAATTAGCCTGTTTGGAGCAAAGAGTTCATTTTGGGGAAGAGAGATAAAGTTGGAAGTATTGATTGAAGTTAGATTGTAAAAGGCTTTCGATGATAGGCTAAGGAATCTGTACCTTATTACTAGATCTAGACATTACTTTTTGAGTACTGGGGAGCCTGTGAGCAGGTATGAGAATGGTATGAACACATTGGAACACCATCCATTTCAGCTCTACTTTTGAGGTGAAAGTGAGAGATGAAAGGCAAGAGCTctgaaataaaagcaaataaaaaagctAATTTATAGGTCTAGGTTTAGCAGCGTCTAATGCTGAGGACTCATTCTTGGGCTGTACTTGTTGACACCACTGGTGGTGGTTGGGGAAGTACAGCCAGGAATCAGGGAGA includes:
- the C7H14orf119 gene encoding uncharacterized protein C14orf119 homolog, with the protein product MSMKSAASWISPSSSSTLASTSDNYSFLSMSYFTSQEMKCVLHWFASWSDPQRECFLQDLVAKAVPGKLQPLLEGLEQLSVSGADQPPRIFDCQLRLWDQWFRSWAEEERNEFVRQLEASEPDFVAKFYQAVAATAGKD